One stretch of Brachyhypopomus gauderio isolate BG-103 chromosome 10, BGAUD_0.2, whole genome shotgun sequence DNA includes these proteins:
- the asb8 gene encoding ankyrin repeat and SOCS box protein 8: protein MSSTMWYIMQSIQSKYSLSERLIRTIAAIRSFPHDNVEDLIRRGADVNRMHGTLKPLHCACMVADADCVELLLEKGAEVNALDGYNRTALHYAAEKDEACVELLLEYGAQPNALDGNKDTPLHWAAFKDNPECVRALLESGACPNARDYNNDTPLSWAAMKGNLESVRVLLDYGAQVHVTNLKGQTPISRLVALLARGLGTEQEEECLDLLSRAAGKFDIRRADGSLPRELSKDPQLLARLSSMVAQPPVLRALARCAIRDGLGVQYLPSAVKQLPLPESVKEYVLLRD, encoded by the exons ATGAGCTCGACTATGTGGTACATCATGCAGAGTATTCAGAGTAAATACTCTCTTTCGGAAAGGCTCATTCGAACGATCGCAGCCATTCGTTCATTTCCACACGACAACGTGGAGGACCTTATACGCAGG GGAGCAGACGTGAACAGGATGCATGGCACCCTGAAGCCTCTGCATTGTGCATGCATGGTGGCCGACGCGGACTGTGTGGAGCTTTTGCTGGAGAAAGGCGCAGAG GTTAATGCCTTGGACGGCTACAACCGCACGGCGCTGCACTACGCGGCGGAGAAGGACGAGGCCTGCGTGGAGCTGCTACTAGAGTACGGCGCTCAGCCCAACGCCCTGGATGGcaacaaggacacgcccctgcACTGGGCGGCCTTCAAGGACAACCCGGAGTGCGTGCGGGCCCTGCTGGAGAGCGGCGCCTGCCCCAACGCCCGCGACTACAACAACGACACGCCGCTCAGCTGGGCCGCTATGAAGGGCAACCTGGAGAGTGTGCGCGTGCTGCTGGACTACGGTGCTCAGGTCCACGTCACCAACCTCAAAGGCCAAACGCCCATATCGCGGCTTGTGGCCCTGCTGGCCCGGGGGCTGGGCACGGAGCAGGAAGAGGAGTGCCTGGACCTCTTGTCCCGGGCGGCCGGCAAGTTTGACATCCGCAGGGCTGATGGGTCTCTGCCGCGTGAGCTGAGTAAAGATCCCCAGCTGCTGGCCCGCCTCAGTAGCATGGTGGCCCAGCCGCCCGTGCTGCGAGCCCTGGCACGCTGTGCCATACGCGACGGCCTCGGGGTGCAGTACCTCCCCAGCGCCGTGAAACAGCTCCCGCTCCCAGAGTCTGTCAAAGAGTATGTGCTCCTCAGAGACTGA